The following coding sequences lie in one Cloeon dipterum chromosome 1, ieCloDipt1.1, whole genome shotgun sequence genomic window:
- the Hecw gene encoding E3 ubiquitin-protein ligase HECW2 isoform X1: protein MGWLTKTLGMLFSLLFEQEIMSYVPAAAPAGRSPRGSPQISPQTSPGLSRANARAPAPYRRDFEAKLRNFYRKLESKGYGQGPGKLKLHIRREHLLEDAFNKIMAASKKDLQKSKLYITFDREEGLDYGGPSREFFFLLSRELFNPYYGLFEYSANDTYTVQVSPVSAFVDNHHEWFRFSGRVLGLALVHQYLLDAFFTRPFYKALLRLPVSLSDLESLDHEFHQSLLWIKENDITDLLDLNFAVTEEVFGQIVERELKLGGNNIRVTEKNKKEYLERIVRWRLERGVAEQTESLVRGFYEVVDPRLVSVFDARELELVIAGTAEIDLLDWRKNTEYRSGYHDNHPVIQWFWHAIEKFTNEQRLRLLQFVTGTSSIPYEGFAALRGSTGPRKFCIEKWGKPNSLPRAHTCFNRLDLPPYPTLDTLYEKLLLAVEETSTFGIE, encoded by the exons ATGGGCTGGCTCACCAAAACCCTGGGCATGCTTTTTAGCCT CCTTTTCGAGCAGGAGATCATGTCGTACGTCCCGGCGGCAGCGCCCGCCGGACGCTCCCCGCGGGGTTCGCCGCAGATTTCTCCACAGACCTCACCAGGCCTCTCGCGGGCCAACGCCAGGGCTCCTGCGCCCTACAGAAGAGACTTTGAGGCTAAGCTGCGCAACTTCTATCGCAAACTCGAATCAAAAGGTTACGGACAGGGACCTGGAAAGCTCAA GCTGCACATTCGCAGAGAGCATCTGTTGGAAGATGCGTTCAACAAAATCATGGCTGCGTCCAAGAAGGATCTGCAGAAGTCCAAGCTGTATATCACCTTCGACAGAGAAGAGGGCCTCGACTACGGCGGTCCGTCCAGGGAGTTCTTTTTCCTGCTCTCCAGAGAACTGTTCAACCCGTATTACGGACTTTTTGAGTACTCGGCAAACGACACTTACACGGTGCAGGTTTCTCCTGTCTCGGCCTTCGTCGACAACCACCACGAgtg GTTCCGCTTCAGTGGCCGTGTTTTAGGACTAGCTCTTGTTCACCAATACCTACTCGACGCTTTTTTCACTCGACCCTTCTACAAAGCACTGCTTAGATT ACCTGTATCTTTGAGCGACCTTGAGTCTCTAGACCATGAGTTCCACCAAAGTTTGCTTTGGATCAAAGAAAATGATATCACCGACCTTTTGGACCTGAACTTCGCAGTCACTGAAGAAGTTTTCGGTCAGATCGTGGAGAGAGAACTAAAGCTAGGAGGCAACAACATTCGagtcacagaaaaaaataaaaaa GAATACTTAGAACGCATAGTTAGATGGCGCTTGGAGAGAGGAGTCGCGGAACAGACCGAGTCGTTAGTCAGGGGTTTCTACGAAGTCGTCGACCCGAGACTTGTGTCTGTCTTTGACGCTCGTGAGCTTGAGCTGGTCATCGCGGGAACCGCAGAAATCGACCTGCTTGACTGGCGCAAAAACACCGAATACAGATCAG GCTACCACGACAACCACCCTGTGATTCAATGGTTTTGGCATGCCATCGAAAAGTTTACCAACGAACAACGCCTCCGCCTCCTGCAGTTTGTGACTGGAACTTCAAGTATTCCTTATGAGGGTTTCGCTGCTCTCCGAGGCAGCACGGGACCCAGGAAATTCTGCATCGAGAAGTGGGGGAAGCCAAACAGCCTCCCAAG GGCGCATACTTGCTTTAATCGGTTAGATTTGCCGCCATATCCAACTCTCGACACCCTGTACGAGAAGCTCCTCCTGGCCGTTGAGGAGACCAGCACCTTTGGCATTGAGTAA